One stretch of Arachis hypogaea cultivar Tifrunner chromosome 20, arahy.Tifrunner.gnm2.J5K5, whole genome shotgun sequence DNA includes these proteins:
- the LOC140182933 gene encoding protein MAIN-LIKE 1-like — MPLDSPEEALVRYARCYIMYLLGGVLLPDKANNTVHIRYLPLLANYEAISTYSWGSAVLCWLYRGMCLATDYNVEEMSGCHTLLMSWKYFRLPFWAPDVTSPYTFPLATTWAGKRGKNDYAEQRLQRHRLRLDILKVDEGCTYFVEGACGLSWCSAWGFLYGGRATYFVLLDRDCKHR; from the exons ATGCCTCTTGACTCTCCCGAGGAGGCCCTCGTACGGTATGCACGTTGTTACATTATGTATTTATTGGGTGGCGTTTTACTTCCTGACAAAGCGAACAACACGGTTCACATACGTTATCTTCCTCTTCTGGCAAACTATGAAGCCATTAGTACATATAGTTGGGGTAGTGCCGTGCTCTGTTGGTTGTATAGAGGCATGTGCCTAGCGACTGATTATAACGTCGAGGAAATGTCTGGTTGTCATACACTATTGATGTCTTGGAAATACTTCAGGCTTCCTTTCTGGGCACCGGACGTGACGAGCCCATACACGTTTCCGTTAGCTACAAC GTGGGCGGGCAAGAGAGGAAAGAATGACTACGCCGAGCAACGCTTACAAAGGCACCGGCTTAGGTTGGACATTTTGAAGGTGGATGAG GGATGCACATATTTTGTCGAGGGTGCCTGCGGACTTTCTTGGTGCTCCGCATGGGGATTTCTATACGGCGGTCGTGCCACTTATTTTGTTCTGCTGGATCGAGATTGTAAACATCGATAG
- the LOC112785157 gene encoding probable sugar phosphate/phosphate translocator At5g25400 — MAVSDGVVKKIILSYTYVAIWIFLSFTVIVYNKYILDRKMYNWPYPISLTMIHMAFCSSLAYILVRVLKLVEPVSMSRDLYLRSVVPIGALYSLSLWFSNSAYIYLSVSFIQMLKALMPVAVYSIGVLFKKEGFKNETMANMLSISFGVAIAAYGEAKFDTWGVSLQLMAVAFEATRLVLIQILLNSKGISLNPITSLYYIAPCCLVFLSVPWLIMEYPSLRDNSSFHLDFVIFGTNSFCAFALNLAVFLLVGKTSALTMNVAGVVKDWLLIAFSWSVIKDTVTPVNLIGYGLAFLGVAYYNHSKLQALKASEAQKKAQQADEEAGRLLEEREGESGNGRKSDNQS, encoded by the coding sequence ATGGCGGTCTCGGACGGCGTCGTGAAGAAGATCATCCTATCATACACCTACGTCGCGATATGGATCTTCCTGAGCTTCACGGTCATCGTGTACAACAAGTACATCTTAGATCGCAAGATGTACAACTGGCCCTACCCGATATCACTCACCATGATCCACATGGCCTTCTGTTCTTCCCTCGCTTACATCCTCGTTCGCGTTCTCAAGCTCGTTGAGCCTGTTTCAATGTCCCGCGATCTCTACCTCCGCTCCGTCGTCCCCATCGGCGCCCTCTACTCTCTTTCTCTTTGGTTCTCCAACTCCGCCTACATCTATCTCTCCGTCTCCTTCATCCAGATGTTGAAGGCTCTCATGCCCGTCGCCGTCTACTCCATCGGTGTTCTCTTCAAGAAGGAGGGTTTCAAGAACGAGACCATGGCCAACATGCTCTCCATTTCATTCGGTGTCGCCATCGCCGCTTACGGCGAGGCCAAATTCGACACCTGGGGGGTTTCCCTCCAGCTAATGGCCGTTGCGTTTGAGGCCACGCGCCTTGTTCTCATCCAGATTCTGCTCAATTCAAAGGGGATCTCGCTTAACCCTATCACCTCGCTCTACTACATTGCGCCCTGCTGCCTCGTGTTCTTGTCGGTCCCGTGGTTGATCATGGAGTACCCTTCTCTCAGGGATAACTCCAGTTTCCATCTGGATTTCGTCATCTTTGGTACTAACTCCTTCTGCGCTTTTGCTTTGAACCTCGCCGTGTTCTTGCTCGTTGGAAAGACTTCGGCTTTGACCATGAACGTTGCTGGAGTGGTGAAGGACTGGCTCCTGATTGCGTTTTCGTGGTCGGTGATTAAGGATACCGTCACGCCGGTGAATCTGATTGGCTATGGGTTGGCGTTCTTGGGGGTTGCCTACTATAACCACTCTAAGTTGCAGGCTTTGAAGGCTTCCGAGGCTCAGAAGAAGGCACAGCAAGCTGATGAGGAGGCTGGGAGATTGCtggaagagagagaaggggaaagtGGCAATGGAAGGAAGAGCGACAACCAGAGTTGA
- the LOC112784240 gene encoding uncharacterized protein isoform X3: MHRSRIMVGKKLLLLMDPLRCVDGYIFTYKPLIFRRIQVLSSTRRRMKYHEEGGSGIYYSCAIRQTTQKVFLLYHYYCNMLLLGICVLRLVIKAQLSASVISVFAKNYGLRGLEYGKHVRVLQ, from the exons ATGCATAG AAGCAGAATAATGGTGGGAAAGAAGCTGCTGCTGTTGATGGATCCCCTTCGATGCGTCGACGGTTATATTTTTACCTACAAGCCTCTCATTTTTCGAAGAATCCAAGTCTTATCATCAACGAGAAGGAGGATGAAGTATCATGAAGAGG GTGGAAGTGGAATCTACTACTCTTGTGCCATTAGGCAAACAACGCAAAAAGTATTTTTG CTTTATCACTACTACTGCAACATGTTACTTCTTGGCATTTGTGTTTTAAGGTTGGTGATCAAAGCACAGCTTTCAGCAAGTGTGATTTCAGTCTTCGCTAAGAATTATGG ATTACGTGGGCTTGAATATGGCAAGcatgttagggtgttacaatga